GTGAGCGTGTGTGCGGCGAAGTTCGCAAAGTAGCCCCGCAGGCCGTCGACCCGACGATAGAGGTACTCCTGCGGAGACTGGTTTGTTCTAGCGTAGAACCCATCGACGATGAGGTCGGTGGCTACCCCCTCGACCGAAGTCAGGTAGTAGAGATAGGTGCCCATCGCGTATTGGCGCACCAAGCGGTTCCAGTTGTCTCGGTCGCCCACCGCCCAGTTGTCCCAACTGTGCCAAAGTGCCTGAAATGGCACTGCCGCGAGAGATCCAGCCTCAAGGTGGGCCATATCTAGATCGGCATTGTAAGTGGCCGCGAACCAATTTGCGGATGCCTCGACATACCATCCAGTGTCACCGGCGTAGGCGAACCCTGGCGAGTTCGCAGAATACTGGAAGACGTGGAAGCCTTCGTGGTAGAGCAGCAACGGATCCACGAAGAATCGGTTGGGATCCCCATAACGGTTGTACTCCAAATCGCCGGGCAAGGTGAGAAACGGCCGGCCCAATCCATCGGTCCCCTGCCCGGCTCCCCACGACGCGGGATAGTTGTCATTCCCCGGCCCAGGCTGATGGATATACACGTTGTAATACGAGCCAAGGCCGGGGTTGGGCGGGTCCCGAAGGCCGAATTCGTTCAGCGATACGTCACGGATCGCCTGGAGGTCGGCCATGGCCGCCTCCGCATGCGTCCGCATGTCAAAGGTTTTGTCCCACCAAACGGCGAAGATTCCTTCCGTGATGACGTCGTTCTCTGTGACGTTCCCATATTCAGTGAGCAGTTGTAAGGCGGCCATTTGCTCGACGGTCACGCTCGCGGTCGCACTCAGTGGCCCACTCGTCGCGGTAATCGTGGCTGTTCCGTCAGCGACTGAAGTGACGAGCCCGTTAGAGGAAACCGAAACCACGGCTGCGTCCGACGTCGTCCAGTTCACCACGGCAAGAAACATCCTTGCGCCCTTCTGATCTCCGACCTGAGCGGTGAGCTGGGATGTCGCACCCAGCGAATAGAGCCTAAGGCTGGTGCCGGCCTGGGCCTCATGGGCGTGGCGACGGACGGAGAAGGTGGCCGGCCAAACGGTGATCGACGTCGCTACAGGCGTTGGCGTGGAAATAGACGCGGTTGGACTACTGTCTCCCCCACAACTCCACAGCAACAGTGAAAACACGAAGGCACCCAACTCACCTGTTTTCTTCATGCCCTTATTCTGCCGCACTCAGACTTGAGGAAAGCCGAGAAACGGGCCTCGGCCAAGTTCACCACGACACGGATGGTATAGAAGGTGCCAAGGAGTGGGGTCAAGCTCCCCAACTAGCTCCCCACACACTGGGACGTGGCTTGAAACACCTTCAGTTTCAGTTTTTGGAAATTGGGTTCGGGGTCCTACGCCTCGTCGTCTTTCTGTAGCACGTTGGACGCCGCGGCAAAGAACGCGGGGCCATCGGAGTCGACGAGCGCCAACCCGATCAGACGGCTACCGTCACTGGTGCGCCCATGGAGGCTGTTGACCTTAGCCAACCCTTCGACGCAGTGAACGAAGTCGCCTACTTCCGGAACACGATCTGTTCTCACACTCCAGCCCGCCACTTCGACGGATGAGATGCGGAGTGTCTCGCGCCTTACTCTTGCTGTGTTTTTGTTCTGCATCCTAAATGCTCGCAGCGCTGGCCTAGATGAGCAAATCGGGCGCACTTCACCACGGCCCTTCGGCTCGTCCTGCGGTATCACCATCGTGGGCCTCGGCCGGGACGCTGTCAGTCCCATCACCTTGGACTAACACAAGCTAGATAGTCGAGATCCGGCGGTCTTGATTGATCACATCATGTCTCATGGAACCTCACGAGCGACCCAGCCACGTCGTCGGCTCTGCTCACAATCATTAACTTCGCTTAGACGAGTCCCATGGGGTGGGTGAAAATACCCACCGTCGGTATGGGAACTCTACGCATTGTCGCCGCACTGCGGTCAGTCTAACGTCATATGATTGGAAAACTTTGCAGTTAAAGCAGTTAAAGAAGAGTAGGAGGGAGCGTGGAAAGAGTAGGTGTCGTGCTTCTCGCCTTCGGCGAGCCTGAGGGGACCGATCCAGAGGGAGTCATCGACTTCTTGGAGGGGATCTTCCTTAGTAACCGTAAGCTGGAGGCCGGGACTGGTCGAAAGCGGGCCAGGGAGTTGGCCGAGGCCCGTGCGCCAGGTCTCATGGACGTGTATCGGAATATCGGGGGTTCTCCGATGAACGAGCATGCTCACGCCCACGGGGAGGCCTTAGAGGATGAGTTAAAGAAGCGCGGGCAGTTGGCTTCCGTATTTGTAGGCACTCAGTTCACGAAGCCCAGCATCGCCGACGCCTTACGTAAATGCCGTGATGCAGAGGTAGACCGGGTGGTGGCTCTACCCCTCTACCCGATTTGTGGACCCACCACAACCTTGGCGGCTCTGAACACCGTACACAGCGAGCTTGACGCACTCGAATGGGAGATCGACGTCATCCCCATGGGTGGGTGGCATCGGCACCCCGATTACGTGGAACTTAGGGCAGACGACATTCGGTCACTCATGTCCGAGCGAGGGTTGGAATTGGGGGGAAGGGACACATGTCTGTACTTCTCGGCCCACGGCACTCCCGTTTCTTATCTACAGGAGGGAAGCCATTATCAAGAGTACGTGGAGGATTCCTGCCGATTGATCGCGCAGCGGGTGGGAGTGAGTTCATATGAACTCGGCTATCAAAATCACACGAATAGGCCGGTGCAGTGGACGGAGCCCTCTAACGAGGCACTCCTGCCCACCATTGAAGGAAAAGATGTCGTCATGGTTCCCGTCAGCTTCATCCATGAACAATCCGAAACGTTGGATGAACTCGACATAGAACTCAAAGAGATCGTCGAGGCCCGGGGTATGGGATACCACCGCGTAAGAACTCCCCATGCGCACCCCGGAATGAGGGGTGTCTTAGCCGACATGGTCATTGGCGCAGTTCTTGATCAAAAGACCGGGCTCCTTAATACGTGCCTGTGTCAGGGGCGAGAGCAAGGTCGATGTGCTTCACGATGCAAACTGGTGGACGTGGCTTAGTGACTGATCTAGAGCGCTCTTCGTCGAAGCGTGCTGGAGTGGTTCCTCCGATCGGCCTCGAGGTACTGAAAGCCCATGGCGACGAGAGCAAGCCGGGTTCCGTGGAACTCTGCGTCGGCACCAGTATTCGAGTGGCTCCGATGGAGTTTCTTGAGGCAGTGGTGACCCTACTACAGCATGCGATGGATGGCGCCGAACAGCATTTGAACGGTGGGACGATTTGCGGTCGACCGATAAATATGGCGATCGTAAAGACCTGTAATCGTGCCGAGTTCTACATGGCGGTGGAGGGCCATGTCGCCGAGGAGATGATCCACAGGATTCGCTCCGAGATCTTCCTTCCGGCAGCGGAATTGGCCGGCCTGCCTTGCGACGGCTTGATGTACGTGCATCGGGGTCCCAATGCGGTTCGCCACCTCTGCAGAGTCTCCGCTGGTTTGGATTCGGTGGCTATCGGGGAACATCAGATTCCTGGCCAGGTGGCGATCGGATTCAAGCGCGCAATCGATGGCGAAGGTGGCAGCCGGGCGCTGGTCGCCCTAGCTGAAGTCGCTCGTAGGGCCGGTCGTCGGGCTAGAGCTGAGACTGAGATTGGTCGCGGACGTGTCAGTCTGGGCTCAGTTGGCGTCGAGCTCGCACAGCGTGAGCTAGGCTCTCTGGACAATAAGCGTGTTCTCGTGGTCGGAGCGGGAAAGGTTAGTCGGCTCGTGTGCAGTACGCTGCGTAAGGAAGGAGTCGCCGAGCTAACCATCGTCAATCGGACCATGGAGAACGCCGAGAACCTTGCCAACGATTTCGGCGCGAGTGCAGCCCCAATCGAACGCCTCTCCCAACTCTTGGCCGAATCCGACATCGTATTTACGACGACGGGGTCGTTGACGCCGATCTTGAGTCACGACCTCGTGTCACGAGCAGCCTACGGGCGTTTTGAGGATCGACCCATGGGGATCGTGGATCTAGCCGTCCCTCGCGACGTCGAGCCAGGGGTCGAGTCGATCGAAGGCGTCCGATTGCTCGGACTAACTGAGATCCGAGATTTGAGTGACGCCAACATGCGAGGGCGCCACTCAGAAATTGGCCGCGCGGAAAAGATTGTCGAAGAAGAGGTCAGTCAGTATGTCCAAGCGATGAAGACAGACCTCATAGAACCCCTACTCACTGCGCTGTGGCAGAGAGCAGAATTATTGAGGACCAACGAGGTGGACCGCTTGTTCGGCGACTTCGATGGGATCGACCCCGAAGTGCAATCTCGAATCACTCATTTCAGCCACGCACTGGTGAAGAAACTTCTTCACGACCCGTCGACTCGATTGCGTTCGCAGGCAGGCGACGAAGACTCTCATCGGATGTCAGATGCATTGCGTGAGCTGTTCGGCCTTGCCGGAGTAAGTGAGGACTTGTCGAGTCCGGACGGGGGATGACGCAGCCCGTCCGAGAGGAACTTCTGCTCGGGACACGTGCTTCTGCCCTCGCTTTATG
This portion of the Longimicrobiales bacterium genome encodes:
- the hemA gene encoding glutamyl-tRNA reductase, translated to MTDLERSSSKRAGVVPPIGLEVLKAHGDESKPGSVELCVGTSIRVAPMEFLEAVVTLLQHAMDGAEQHLNGGTICGRPINMAIVKTCNRAEFYMAVEGHVAEEMIHRIRSEIFLPAAELAGLPCDGLMYVHRGPNAVRHLCRVSAGLDSVAIGEHQIPGQVAIGFKRAIDGEGGSRALVALAEVARRAGRRARAETEIGRGRVSLGSVGVELAQRELGSLDNKRVLVVGAGKVSRLVCSTLRKEGVAELTIVNRTMENAENLANDFGASAAPIERLSQLLAESDIVFTTTGSLTPILSHDLVSRAAYGRFEDRPMGIVDLAVPRDVEPGVESIEGVRLLGLTEIRDLSDANMRGRHSEIGRAEKIVEEEVSQYVQAMKTDLIEPLLTALWQRAELLRTNEVDRLFGDFDGIDPEVQSRITHFSHALVKKLLHDPSTRLRSQAGDEDSHRMSDALRELFGLAGVSEDLSSPDGG
- the hemH gene encoding ferrochelatase gives rise to the protein MERVGVVLLAFGEPEGTDPEGVIDFLEGIFLSNRKLEAGTGRKRARELAEARAPGLMDVYRNIGGSPMNEHAHAHGEALEDELKKRGQLASVFVGTQFTKPSIADALRKCRDAEVDRVVALPLYPICGPTTTLAALNTVHSELDALEWEIDVIPMGGWHRHPDYVELRADDIRSLMSERGLELGGRDTCLYFSAHGTPVSYLQEGSHYQEYVEDSCRLIAQRVGVSSYELGYQNHTNRPVQWTEPSNEALLPTIEGKDVVMVPVSFIHEQSETLDELDIELKEIVEARGMGYHRVRTPHAHPGMRGVLADMVIGAVLDQKTGLLNTCLCQGREQGRCASRCKLVDVA
- a CDS encoding Ig-like domain-containing protein — encoded protein: MKKTGELGAFVFSLLLWSCGGDSSPTASISTPTPVATSITVWPATFSVRRHAHEAQAGTSLRLYSLGATSQLTAQVGDQKGARMFLAVVNWTTSDAAVVSVSSNGLVTSVADGTATITATSGPLSATASVTVEQMAALQLLTEYGNVTENDVITEGIFAVWWDKTFDMRTHAEAAMADLQAIRDVSLNEFGLRDPPNPGLGSYYNVYIHQPGPGNDNYPASWGAGQGTDGLGRPFLTLPGDLEYNRYGDPNRFFVDPLLLYHEGFHVFQYSANSPGFAYAGDTGWYVEASANWFAATYNADLDMAHLEAGSLAAVPFQALWHSWDNWAVGDRDNWNRLVRQYAMGTYLYYLTSVEGVATDLIVDGFYARTNQSPQEYLYRRVDGLRGYFANFAAHTLTEIDYVSRAQYERSMLYVQAGDNGHQAYIHRFVADLTGTGTAGDWFEPPAAQTPRGWSFNAIRIQDLQAGEYTIEFDGDDAGSEGAAAYFVARAVIRATSGDTFQTLALTDGRAGTWTLDVSATDESVY